In Calonectris borealis chromosome Z, bCalBor7.hap1.2, whole genome shotgun sequence, a single genomic region encodes these proteins:
- the LOC142075448 gene encoding oncostatin-M-specific receptor subunit beta-like has protein sequence MMNHFVVLAVLLPLRTCYTTYSEQESSVFPVTYLNISKDLALQRLLVEWDVSKSAHDAELAMSFEIQVRRTDETSTVWTEFHNVTLDKSGKPLHWLWDSDLPLECMAHSVRIRSKAEASEIWSQWSLWETVLGLDTSNNSGPQIFPNEKILEEGSDITLCCIGSKGQIIKEFFLVPAVHVFNHTNSQVRLLTVKNVAHQEVTHITAYCQESCSEDQCYDQVVFIVGKPPDTPKNFSCQTQDLRIVTCTWSQGGDTYLYGRHSPKYTLSEGFSQKMDLCTVSCAEQCSCSWDIGQQRMCNITVTVENPLGKKTAMDVFDVTHRIYPVAPFQLWEECTDTEITLYWKHRDKGIELFCQTEVLQPDGKVELHNSSDTHLHYASITLGGLQPYTEYTARVHCGAAKHFWRWSEWSEARTIRTKEATPSGKLDIWREITPVLGGRNVTLFWKQAPSFRANGRSISYEVTWEKVDDGSKPESISLSSVYNSTRISIDNHSYRMSIMAKNNVNYSLPSILIIPRATGTKELKEEQVNGTDDGIFISWEPRHIYDSYIIDWCNFPMLQPCDLQWKRFGPNTSSTLINSAAFVPGVRYNFHIYGSVANRVSLLEKKTGYLRELPPLFDPSMDKVELTSNAVTLSWDSYRTNESQSGFVRGYHVYVSPIHKDCSLKGSKKHVLPDDSVLCKYTIENPEEKRYTVKNLLSNTKYKLVVKAYTGGGETPIVNFIYIDTPFNSNMLYLLVLLVIVPSLVAAICRWKMKWVKECCCPVIPSPNKSKVLSFKEFKIGSEKVLKISDCIPDMLAVDNKAEVQKLHPWSQLSSTPTEDKIDGHNSSWIYPNENEEREFTPTSTPHTHTWFENFAYSSHPAVESDPCQIPEPLKAGKPDLSVVLYQPHYYFGIFNDDAASTPRETAGRKTGLRYISQTDVHCLGRRL, from the exons ATGATGAATCACTTCGTGGTTCTGGCAGTACTGCTCCCCCTGAGGACTTGCTACACTACCTACTCAGAGCAAG AATCCAGCGTGTTTCCAGTAACGTACCTTAACATTTCCAAGGATTTGGCTCTTCAGCGGCTGCTGGTGGAATGGGATGTTAGTAAGTCAGCGCACGATGCTGAGCTGGCAATGTCTTTTGAAATACAAGTCCGTCGAACAGATGAAACTTCTACTGTGTGGACa GAGTTTCATAACGTCACACTTGATAAATCAGGAAAGCCTCTTCATTGGCTATGGGATTCAGACTTACCTTTAGAGTGTATGGCACACTCGGTGAGAATCAGGAGCAAAGCAGAAGCATCAGAAATCTGGAGTCAGTGGAGTCTGTGGGAGACTGTCCTGG GCCTGGACACTTCAAATAACAGTGGACCACAAatctttccaaatgaaaaaattTTAGAGGAAGGCTCTGACATCACTCTTTGTTGCATTGGAAGTAAAGGTCAAATCATTAAGGAATTCTTTCTAGTCCCAGCTGTTCATGTTTTCAATCACACAAACAGTCAAGTCAGacttctcactgtgaaaaatgtgGCACATCAAGAAGTGACTCACATCACTGCCTACTGTCAAGAGTCTTGCAGTGAAGACCAATGCTATGATCAAGTAGTTTTCATTGTGGGTA AACCACCTGATACACCTAAAAATTTTTCCTGCCAAACTCAAGACCTGAGAATAGTAACATGTACTTGGAGCCAAGGAGGAGACACCTATCTTTATGGACGTCATTCACCAAAATACACCTTGTCTGAAGG GTTTTCCCAAAAAATGGATCTGTGCACAGTAAGttgtgctgagcagtgctcgtGTTCTTGGGATATAGGCCAGCAGAGGATGTGTAATATCACAGTGACTGTGGAAAACCCACTGGGAAAGAAAACTGCCATGGATGTTTTTGATGTAACTCACCGAA TTTATCCTGTTGCACCTTTCCAGCTGTGGGAAGAATGCACAGATACAGAAATCACATTATATTGGAAACATCGAGACAAAGGAATTGAACTCTTTTGTCAAACTGAAGTGCTCCAACCCGATGGGAAGGTAGAACTG cATAATAGTTCAGACACACATCTCCATTATGCCAGCATCACCCTGGGTGGACTGCAGCCATACACTGAATACACAGCTAGAGTACACTGTGGAGCAGCTAAGCATTTCTGGAGGTGGAGTGAATGGAGCGAAGCCCGAACCATCAGAACAAAGGAAGCAA CTCCATCAGGGAAACTGGACATCTGGAGAGAAATTACACCAGTTCTGGGGGGGCGGAATGTGACCTTGTTCTGGAAG CAAGCACCAAGTTTTCGAGCAAATGGAAGAAGTATTTCTTATGAAGTAACCTGGGAAAAAGTAGACGATGGCTCTAAGCCTGAAAGCATCTCCCTTTCATCAGTCTACAATAGCACAAGGATTTCCATTGATAACCATTCCTACAGAATGAGTATTATGGCAAAGAACAATGTTAATTATTCACTTCCTTCAATATTGATCATCCCTAGAGCTACAG GCACCAAAGAGCTTAAAGAAGAACAGGTTAATGGTACAGACGatggcatttttatttcctgggaGCCCAGACATATATATGACAGTTACATTATTGATTGGTGTAACTTTCCCATGTTGCAGCCTTGTGATTTGCAGTGGAAGAGGTTTGGGCCCAACACTTCCAGTACTCTGATCAACTCAG CTGCTTTTGTTCCGGGGGTGAGATACAACTTCCACATCTATGGATCTGTTGCTAATAGAGTCTCCTTACTGGAGAAGAAGACTGGTTATCTCAGGGAGCTAC CTCCTCTGTTTGACCCTAGTATGGATAAAGTTGAACTGACTTCGAATGCAGTAACACTATCTTGGGATTCTTATCGCACAAATGAGTCACAGTCTGGTTTTGTAAGAGGCTACCATGTTTATGTGTCGCCTATACATAAGGACTGCAGTTTGAAAGGATCCAAAAAACATGTTCTTCCAG ATGATTCAGTGCTATGTAAATACACAATTGAAAACCCAGAAGAAAAGAGATACACCGTGAAAAACCTATTGTCAAACACAAAATACAAACTAGTGGTTAAAGCATATACAGGTGGAGGAGAGACTCCCATTGTTAACTTTATATACATAGATACACCATTTAACT caAACATGCTGTACCTTCTAGTCCTGCTAGTGATAGTTCCATCACTAGTAGCAGCTATATGCCGCTGGAAGATGAAGTG GGTTAAAGAGTGCTGCTGTCCTGTAATACCTAGTCCTAACAAGAGCAAAGTGCTGTCATTCAAAGAGTTTAAG ATTGGTTCTGAGAAAGTATTGAAAATAAGTGACTGCATTCCTGACATGCTAGCAGTGGACAATAAGGCTGAAGTCCAGAAATTACATCCATGGAGCCAGTTGTCTTCAACACCAACAGAAGATAAAATTGATGGCCACAATTCTTCCTGGATTTACCCTAATGAAAATGAAGAGAGAGAGTTTACACCCACATCTACACCTCATACTCATACTTggtttgaaaattttgcttattCTTCTCATCCTGCAGTTGAATCTGATCCCTGTCAAATACCGGAGCCACTAAAAGCAGGCAAGCCAGATCTGTCAGTAGTGCTGTACCAGCCACACTACTACTTCGGTATTTTTAATGACGATGCTGCCTCAACACCCAGAGAAACGGCTGGCAGAAAGACCGGTCTGAGATACATTTCCCAAACAGATGTGCACTGCCTAGGGAGGAGGCTTTGA